From a region of the Pseudanabaena sp. ABRG5-3 genome:
- a CDS encoding Uma2 family endonuclease, translated as MIVASPLLTLAEYLAYDDGTDTRYELVNGELVAMAQPTGIHGGMSEFVNDNFRLEIQRLQLPLVSKQDLIAVQTGRVGGKITCRVPDVVVITSDQWQDMRFREAVLTDSVPLLVVEIVSDSTRNIDYRKKRAEYNAIEIPEYWIIDFSDRKVTVLLLEDGLYEETLYRGDEIIKSLLFPELKLTPEQIFKA; from the coding sequence ATGATTGTTGCAAGCCCTTTGCTCACACTGGCAGAATATCTTGCTTACGATGATGGAACAGATACAAGGTATGAATTAGTAAATGGAGAATTAGTGGCGATGGCACAGCCTACAGGAATTCACGGCGGCATGAGTGAATTTGTCAATGATAACTTTCGTTTAGAGATTCAACGTTTGCAGTTACCTTTAGTTTCTAAGCAAGATTTAATTGCGGTGCAAACGGGGCGAGTTGGTGGCAAAATTACCTGTCGGGTTCCTGATGTGGTAGTAATTACATCGGATCAGTGGCAGGATATGCGATTCCGCGAGGCAGTATTAACTGATTCGGTTCCACTTTTAGTTGTAGAAATCGTTAGCGATAGTACTCGCAATATTGACTATCGCAAGAAAAGAGCAGAATACAATGCGATTGAGATTCCTGAATATTGGATTATCGATTTTAGCGATCGCAAAGTGACTGTTTTATTGCTCGAAGATGGACTATATGAAGAAACATTGTATAGAGGTGATGAAATAATCAAATCTTTGCTATTTCCAGA